One window of Equus asinus isolate D_3611 breed Donkey chromosome 7, EquAss-T2T_v2, whole genome shotgun sequence genomic DNA carries:
- the CCNK gene encoding cyclin-K isoform X1 produces MKENKENSSPSVTSANLDHTKPCWYWDKKDLAHTPSQLEGLDPATEARYRREGARFIFDVGTRLGLHYDTLATGIIYFHRFYMFHSFKQFPRYVTGACCLFLAGKVEETPKKCKDIIKTARSLLNDVQFGQFGDDPKEEVMVLERILLQTIKFDLQVEHPYQFLLKYAKQLKGDKNKIQKLVQMAWTFVNDSLCTTLSLQWEPEIIAVAVMYLAGRLCKFEIQEWTSKPMYRRWWEQFVQDVPVDVLEDICHQILDLYSQGKQQMPHHTPHQLHQPPSLQATPQAPQVPQSQPSQSSEAPQPQQKDSQQSAQQQPPQQTQQPKKPSPQPSPPRQAKRAVVVSPKEENKAAEPPPPKIPKIETTHPPLPPAHPPPDRKPPLATALGEAEPPGPVDASDLPKVQIPPPAHPAPVHQPPPLPHRPPPPPPSSYITGMSTTSSYMSGEGYQSLQSMMKTEGPSYGTLPPAYGPPAHLPYHPHVYPPNPPPPPVPPPPASFPPPAIPPPTPSYPPPPPTYNPNFPPPPPRLPPTHAVPPHPPPGLGLPPASYPPPAVPPGGQPPVPPPIPPPGMPPVGGLGRAAWMR; encoded by the exons atgaaggaaaataaagaaaattcaagcCCTTCAGTAACCTCAGCAAACCTGGACCACACAAAACCATGTTGGTACTGGGATAAAAAAGACTTGGCTCATACACCTTCGCAACTGGAAGGACTTGATCCAGCCACTGAGGCCCGGTACCGCCGAGAGGGGGCTCGCTTCATCTTTGATGTGGGCACGCGTTTGGGACT ACACTATGATACCCTGGCAActggaataatttattttcatcgTTTCTATATGTTTCATTCCTTCAAGCAATTCCCAAGATAT GTGACAGGAGCTTGTTGTCTCTTTCTGGCTGGGAAAGTAGAAGAAACaccaaagaaatgtaaagatatcATCAAAACAGCTCGTAGTTTATTAAATGATGTGCAATTTGGCCAGTTTGGAGACGACCCAAAG gaAGAAGTAATGGTTCTGGAGAGAATCTTACTACAGACCATAAAGTTTGATTTGCAGGTGGAACATCCATACCAGTTCCTACTCAAGTATGCAAAACAACTCAAAG gtgataaaaacaaaattcaaaagttgGTTCAAATGGCATGGACATTTGTAAATGACAG TCTCTGCACGACCTTGTCACTGCAGTGGGAGCCAGAGATCATAGCAGTGGCAGTGATGTATCTCGCAGGACGTTTGTGCAAATTTGAAATACAAGAATGGACCTCCAAACCCATGTATAGGAGATGGTGGGAGCAGTTTGTCCAAGATGTCCCTGTGGATGTTCTGGAAG ACATCTGCCACCAGATCCTGGATCTTTACTCACAAGGCAAACAGCAGATGCCTCATCACACACCGCATCAGCTGCACCAGCCCCCATCTCTCCAGGCTACGCCACAAGCGCCACAAGTGCCACAGTCACAGCCCTCGCAAAGCTCTGAAGCGCCCCAGCCCCAGCAGAAGGACTCTCAGCAGTCAGCGCAGCAGCAGCCACCGCAGCAAACTCAGCAGCCCAAGAAACCGTCCCCACAACCCAGTCCTCCCCGACAGGCGAAGCGAGCCGTG gTTGTTTCTCCCAAAGAAGAGAACAAAGCAGCAG aaccACCACCACCTAAAATTCCCAAAATTGAGACCACTCACCCTCCATTGCCTCCAGCCCACCCACCTCCAG ACCGGAAGCCCCCGCTTGCAACTGCCTTAGGGGAGGCCGAGCCACCGGGCCCTGTGGATGCCAGTGATCTCCCCAAAGTCCAGATTCCTCCTCCAGCCCACCCAGCCCCGGTGCACCAGCCACCGCCGCTGCCACATCGGCCACCACCACCGCCCCCCTCCAGCTACATTACCGGGATGTCCACCACCAGCTCCTACATGTCCGGAGAGGGCTACCAGAGCCTGCAGTCCATGATGAAGACCGAGGGCCCCTCCTACGGCACCCTGCCCCCAGCCTATGGCCCACCAGCTCACCTTCCCTACCACCCACACGTCTACCCCCCCAACCCGCCCCCACCGCCTGtgcccccacctcctgcctccttccccccaCCTGCCATTCCTCCCCCCACTCCCAGctaccccccacctccacccacctACAACCCCaacttcccacccccaccccctcgccTGCCCCCCACCCATGCAGTCCCACCTCAccctcctccaggcctgggcCTGCCGCCAGCTAGTTACCCACCTCCAGCTGTCCCCCCTGGAGGACAGCCACCTGTGCCCCCACCCATCCCCCCACCTGGTATGCCTCCAGTTGGGGGGCTGGGGCGGGCAGCCTGGATGAGATAA
- the CCNK gene encoding cyclin-K isoform X2: MAKPCLVKNINFNLLILVPESSHPEIPTACFATVLNQNNRHYDTLATGIIYFHRFYMFHSFKQFPRYVTGACCLFLAGKVEETPKKCKDIIKTARSLLNDVQFGQFGDDPKEEVMVLERILLQTIKFDLQVEHPYQFLLKYAKQLKGDKNKIQKLVQMAWTFVNDSLCTTLSLQWEPEIIAVAVMYLAGRLCKFEIQEWTSKPMYRRWWEQFVQDVPVDVLEDICHQILDLYSQGKQQMPHHTPHQLHQPPSLQATPQAPQVPQSQPSQSSEAPQPQQKDSQQSAQQQPPQQTQQPKKPSPQPSPPRQAKRAVVVSPKEENKAAEPPPPKIPKIETTHPPLPPAHPPPDRKPPLATALGEAEPPGPVDASDLPKVQIPPPAHPAPVHQPPPLPHRPPPPPPSSYITGMSTTSSYMSGEGYQSLQSMMKTEGPSYGTLPPAYGPPAHLPYHPHVYPPNPPPPPVPPPPASFPPPAIPPPTPSYPPPPPTYNPNFPPPPPRLPPTHAVPPHPPPGLGLPPASYPPPAVPPGGQPPVPPPIPPPGMPPVGGLGRAAWMR, encoded by the exons ATGGCGAAGCCTTGCCTTGTTAAAAACATAAACTTCAACTTACTAATTCTTGTACCAGAATCCTCACACCCTGAGATTCCCACTGCCTGCTTCGCCACTG TCCTTAACCAGAACAACAGACACTATGATACCCTGGCAActggaataatttattttcatcgTTTCTATATGTTTCATTCCTTCAAGCAATTCCCAAGATAT GTGACAGGAGCTTGTTGTCTCTTTCTGGCTGGGAAAGTAGAAGAAACaccaaagaaatgtaaagatatcATCAAAACAGCTCGTAGTTTATTAAATGATGTGCAATTTGGCCAGTTTGGAGACGACCCAAAG gaAGAAGTAATGGTTCTGGAGAGAATCTTACTACAGACCATAAAGTTTGATTTGCAGGTGGAACATCCATACCAGTTCCTACTCAAGTATGCAAAACAACTCAAAG gtgataaaaacaaaattcaaaagttgGTTCAAATGGCATGGACATTTGTAAATGACAG TCTCTGCACGACCTTGTCACTGCAGTGGGAGCCAGAGATCATAGCAGTGGCAGTGATGTATCTCGCAGGACGTTTGTGCAAATTTGAAATACAAGAATGGACCTCCAAACCCATGTATAGGAGATGGTGGGAGCAGTTTGTCCAAGATGTCCCTGTGGATGTTCTGGAAG ACATCTGCCACCAGATCCTGGATCTTTACTCACAAGGCAAACAGCAGATGCCTCATCACACACCGCATCAGCTGCACCAGCCCCCATCTCTCCAGGCTACGCCACAAGCGCCACAAGTGCCACAGTCACAGCCCTCGCAAAGCTCTGAAGCGCCCCAGCCCCAGCAGAAGGACTCTCAGCAGTCAGCGCAGCAGCAGCCACCGCAGCAAACTCAGCAGCCCAAGAAACCGTCCCCACAACCCAGTCCTCCCCGACAGGCGAAGCGAGCCGTG gTTGTTTCTCCCAAAGAAGAGAACAAAGCAGCAG aaccACCACCACCTAAAATTCCCAAAATTGAGACCACTCACCCTCCATTGCCTCCAGCCCACCCACCTCCAG ACCGGAAGCCCCCGCTTGCAACTGCCTTAGGGGAGGCCGAGCCACCGGGCCCTGTGGATGCCAGTGATCTCCCCAAAGTCCAGATTCCTCCTCCAGCCCACCCAGCCCCGGTGCACCAGCCACCGCCGCTGCCACATCGGCCACCACCACCGCCCCCCTCCAGCTACATTACCGGGATGTCCACCACCAGCTCCTACATGTCCGGAGAGGGCTACCAGAGCCTGCAGTCCATGATGAAGACCGAGGGCCCCTCCTACGGCACCCTGCCCCCAGCCTATGGCCCACCAGCTCACCTTCCCTACCACCCACACGTCTACCCCCCCAACCCGCCCCCACCGCCTGtgcccccacctcctgcctccttccccccaCCTGCCATTCCTCCCCCCACTCCCAGctaccccccacctccacccacctACAACCCCaacttcccacccccaccccctcgccTGCCCCCCACCCATGCAGTCCCACCTCAccctcctccaggcctgggcCTGCCGCCAGCTAGTTACCCACCTCCAGCTGTCCCCCCTGGAGGACAGCCACCTGTGCCCCCACCCATCCCCCCACCTGGTATGCCTCCAGTTGGGGGGCTGGGGCGGGCAGCCTGGATGAGATAA